The Asticcacaulis excentricus genome has a segment encoding these proteins:
- a CDS encoding ABC transporter ATP-binding protein: protein MNDVVLSLRGLVRAYPIADGRTLDVLKGVDLDLRAGEVVGLIGPSGSGKSSLLHCIGLLESSEEAQLTIDGEDFTRASEAARTRARLHKIGFVYQFHHLLPEFTALGNVALPQRVLGLPLKQAETRARGLLEQLGLGERLDHQPAQLSGGEQQRVAIARALVNGPRLLLADEPTGNLDPQTSQQVFNALRTIVKAQGVAALIATHNLELAGHMDRVVSLKDGRLVETVPGSL, encoded by the coding sequence ATGAATGATGTGGTTCTGTCCCTGCGCGGCCTGGTGCGCGCCTATCCCATCGCCGATGGTCGCACGCTGGACGTGCTCAAAGGCGTCGATCTCGACCTGCGCGCCGGTGAGGTGGTCGGGCTGATCGGGCCCTCCGGCTCCGGTAAGTCGTCGCTGTTGCATTGTATCGGTTTGCTGGAATCCTCCGAAGAGGCGCAACTGACCATCGACGGCGAAGACTTTACCCGCGCCAGCGAGGCCGCCCGGACCCGCGCGCGCCTGCACAAGATCGGCTTTGTCTATCAGTTCCATCACCTGCTGCCGGAATTTACGGCCCTGGGCAATGTCGCCCTGCCGCAGCGCGTGCTGGGTCTGCCGCTCAAACAGGCGGAAACGCGGGCGAGGGGGCTTCTGGAGCAGTTGGGGCTCGGCGAACGCCTTGATCACCAGCCGGCGCAACTGTCGGGTGGTGAGCAACAGCGCGTGGCCATTGCGCGCGCTCTGGTCAATGGTCCGCGCCTGCTGCTGGCCGATGAGCCGACGGGCAATCTCGATCCCCAGACCTCTCAACAGGTATTCAACGCCCTGAGGACGATCGTCAAGGCGCAGGGGGTCGCGGCCTTGATTGCCACCCACAATCTGGAACTGGCCGGGCATATGGACCGCGTGGTCAGCCTCAAAGACGGCC